A portion of the Glandiceps talaboti chromosome 13, keGlaTala1.1, whole genome shotgun sequence genome contains these proteins:
- the LOC144444212 gene encoding uncharacterized protein LOC144444212, which translates to MSKKMKKKGPPPSKKKAQVPMDAADLYPDQDLDLDLHTSTLNEQLNDTYELSAKLNNALPLKKKTAAPLRKTEALLRKSKVKAQPLRRTLDYEQYESNSDFSLEEPQDFQNDYEEVSNIPPPPPPPALSLVSKKPKTQKIQFSSVPVQLEQQQQQQQQQQQMVVVEDMPDEDQPKSLPFSARDLIVRKGKLTSRLKKKAEKRVDFTRSDLLSKLGADITTHFPIGKFKTLAKTGMPDASTKSKMSLYGLEQTTDMVIKTWLDNWSGKGNMYTLIMHGCVNITDIAVEWISQSCPNLETVIFSGCRNLTERSVIALLKHCPKLQYLSVVGSSVSSIPVGASRLLNLNVKGCPVHTPMKDSLEPRHVDVPKFVGDYYAADKTKTYPAYKMVMMDVGSGIKREFLNKMNFTSGEQGKMCNLYLDWVPKSQLIKDTPITYTVLEVKSKTVLDLFTSERCVYLLTFDLDDQQAADKCAQTMGSVLVQSPRCFFVIVGTHQGKVDSGKVTKLTSDIKSKMAAWRLKLTKKRDIIENDIDDPMFSVQMLYSRIQNVLISSEHCNDIDVYAVNTVSGEGIDKLHDDLIKIKKKIDRVFPQHVKFSKEFVDEAESFLSVPQKTSKKILPLTDQDFFFGGWNKQMELHTVNVPEKILEILHMMGKVLFFKDVDEKPVIFEIPWFVKILNTLLDDTPNTNKANVAEFGEGTPVWTMESIQQKLSTLMPADQIVDLVPLLQDLGLCIKVSVHKNNRPENDDSPIMMFMYPTLQSQIPELLDQVLELFIQ; encoded by the exons ATGtccaagaaaatgaaaaagaagGGGCCTCCCCCTTCAAAGAAAAAGGCACAGGTACCCATGGATGCGGCTGATTTGTACCCAGATcaagaccttgaccttgatcttCATACATCTACATTGAATGAGCAATTGAATGATACATATGAATTAAGTGCAAAGTTAAATAATGCTTTGCCCCTGAAGAAAAAGACTGCGGCACCGCTGAGAAAGACTGAGGCACTGCTGAGGAAGAGTAAAGTTAAGGCACAACCATTAAGGAGGACACTTGACTATGAGCAGTATGAAAGTAATTCAGATTTCAGTCTTGAAGAACCACAAGACTTTCAAAACGATTATGAAGAGGTGTCAAATATTCCgccacctcctcctcctcctgcTTTATCACTTGTTTCAAAAAAGCCAAAAACTCAaaaaattcaattcagttcagtGCCTGTACAAttggaacaacaacaacaacaacaacaacaacaacaacagatggtggtggtggaagATATGCCTGATGAGGATCAACCAAAGAGTCTACCTTTCTCAGCAAGAGACTTAATAGTACGAAAAGGAAAACTTACAAGTAGATTGAAAAAAAAGGCAGAAAAAAGAG TGGACTTTACACGATCCGACTTACTGTCAAAACTAGGAGCTGACATTACAACTCACTTCCCTATTGGTAAATTTAAG ACCTTAGCCAAGACTGGTATGCCTGATGCAAGTACTAAAAGCAAAATGAGTTTGTATGGATTAGAACAAACTACAGACATGGTGATAAAGACCTGGTTAGATAACTGGTCTGGCAAGGGTAATATGTATACCTTGATAATGCATGGATGTGTTAATATTACTGATATTGCCGTTGAATGGATCTCTCAGAGCTGTCCAAATCTAGAAACT GTGATCTTCAGTGGTTGTCGTAATTTAACAGAGCGTTCTGTCATAGCACTCCTGAAACACTGTCCTAAACTACAGTACTTGTCAGTTGTTGGGTCATCTGTATCTTCCATACCAGTAGGAGCAAGCCGTCTTTTGAATTTAAACGTCAAAGGATGTCCTGTACATACCCCAATGAAGGACTCACTTGAACCAAGACATGTTGATGTACCTAAGTTTGTAGGGGACTACTATGCAG ctgataaaacaaaaacatatccAGCTTACAAGATGGTGATGATGGACGTTGGTAGTGGAATCAAAAGAGAATTTCTCAACAAGATGAACTTCACGTCAGGAGAGCAGGGTAAAATGTGCAATCTGTATCTTGATTGGGTACCTAAGAGTCAGCTGATCAAGGATACACCAATCACATACACTGTATTAGAGGTGAAAAGCAAG ACTGTTCTTGATTTGTTTACCAGTGAACGTTGTGTCTACttgctgacctttgacctcgatgATCAACAAGCAGCTGACAAATGTGCACAGACAATGGGAAGTGTATTAGTTCAG AGTCCTCGTTGTTTCTTTGTGATAGTTGGCACTCATCAAGGCAAGGTTGACTCTGGCAAAGTAACAAAACTTACCAGTGATATCAAGAGTAAGATGGCTGCTTGGAGATTGAAGTTAACAAAGAAACGAGACATCATAGAAAA tgacattgATGATCCGATGTTCTCAGTCCAGATGCTGTACAGTAGAATACAGAATGTATTGATATCATCTGAACACTGTAATGACATTGATGTGTATGCTGTCAATACTGTGTCTGGGGAG GGAATTGACAAGCTACATGATGATCTTatcaaaatcaagaaaaaaattgaccGAGTATTTCCACAGCATGTCAAATTTTCTAAGGAATTTGTAGATGAAGCTGAATCCTTTCTGAGTGTGCCACAGAAAACGTCTAAGAAAATACTTCCTTTAACAGATCAAGATTTTTTCTTTGGAGGTTGGAATAAACAGATGGAACTTCATACAGTCAATGTGCCTGAAAAGATATTAGAAATATTACACATGATG GGGAAAGTACTATTCTTTAAAGATGTTGACGAAAAGCCAGTCATATTTGAAATTCCGTGGTTTGTAAAGATTCTCAATACACTGCTTGATGATACTCCAAATACTAACAAAGCAAACGTGGCTGAATTTGGTGAGGGTACACCAGTCTGGACAATGGAATCTATTCAACAGAAACTGAGTACACTGATGCCAGCTGATCAG ATTGTTGACTTGGTACCATTACTACAAGATCTGGGACTCTGCATCAAAGTTTCTGTTCATAAAAACAACAGACCTGAAAATGACGACTCACCAATAATGATGTTTATGTATCCAACACTTCAGTCTCAGATTCCAGAACTTTTG GACCAGGTACTAGAACTTTTTATACAGTAA
- the LOC144444213 gene encoding uncharacterized protein LOC144444213, with the protein MVISSVITSYSPHILVTDKVVCPTCLEKTSDPKEVAIFTLDKMSPQICDKCGQQHSKDDYLPPDNTSVSLIHNWKAKHKESDGETQLPISCSLMCQSTPVQENSAIIGSYYSQRNIHTKMITCPQCGTSKNCCDILYQLYKKVNKGPVSISTCVGSDRSAATPEDKAQSGNIFSYKMNGRDMKILFGSMMCPHEFDEFSVLVMKCLQTGNVGLGVSGHFEMFTPVKIGDLFTCKLVQTQKTGSEELESKMVFLKNNKKFRESVLENTNQLLPYIVVKANDQMAVTVSSSSLPIWGSTSQGFEIGMRLEARDRKNPMTCVATVDHINDEGDILIHFDGWGKNYDYWCEPTSTDLHPLGFCKTHNIDLQAPRGYKTNHTFDWKVYLNEISAVAAPYHAFTSEQIDGSPQILHEVEALSTNCDPEVLKSFQCEHSLNPIGALIKHYKQTKKFWKDYWFNNVYKLCRETDGSHGAFVFLPKVIDDNTIKYPCRRLVHDVSSVDLHILCDGTEISLIHFLDKAGIPMEEGTKIMESNELTTSFFLSCAMLAAHKVYLPNYSKLFPKVTDAVSREQVEFSVQRLLYFYALSVSTYWYIPQPGDQDKDKKKQWKPHALEKILQKYYNLTAPEPKAKTKSSPKMKKKVLRRLESELEMPPVAALADSPSQDLESILKTEHGLTEQKGAYVCKAHFFHYNKALFGVIRQFPSELFVGYNNYITHLNFTDQSLTQLPEDLFSTVPNLKIFCFFKNYLSKIPNGIGQCHQIECVDICSNPIEYLPEDFIDCSETLRVSVIQKVIFDHVFPPGAKLKQRMCKCGPSRELHQTKGVA; encoded by the exons ATGGTAATTTCAAGTGTGATTACAAGCTATAGCCCCCACATTTTGGTCACG GATAAGGTTGTATGTCCCACCTGTTTGGAGAAGACAAGTGACCCAAAAGAAGTGGCAATCTTTACATTGGACAAAATGTCACCACAGATTTGTGACAAATGTGGACAGCAACACTCAAAGGATGACTATCTACCTCCAG ACAACACTTCTGTGAGTTTGATCCACAATTGGAAAGCCAAACATAAAGAATCAGATGGGGAGACACAGTTACCAATCTCCTGTTCACTTATGTGTCAGTCAACTCCAGTCCAGGAAAACAGCGCCATCATTGGTAGCTACTATAGTCAGAGAAATATACACACCAAAATGATAACATGTCCACAGTGTGGAACATCGAAGAATTGCTGCGACATTCTTTAT CAACTGTACAAGAAGGTGAACAAGGGACCTGTATCAATTTCAACATGTGTGGGAAGTGATCGCTCTGCTGCTACACCAGAAGATAAAGCACAATCAGGAAATATCTTCAGTTATAAAATGAATGGCCGAGACATGAAGATTTTATTTGGCAGCATGATGTGTCCACACGAATTTGATGAATTCTCTGTATTGGTTATGAAATGCCTACAGACTGGTAATGTAGGATTAGGGGTGTCGggccattttgaaatgtttacaccAGTTAAAATTGGTGATTTGTTCACTTGTAAACTTGTGCAAACACAGAAAACTGGGTCTGAAGAGTTAGAATCAAAG ATGGTATTCCTGAAGAATAACAAGAAGTTTAGGGAGTCTGTGCTAGAAAATACCAATCAACTGTTACCATATATCGTAGTGAAAGCAAATGACCAGATGGCAGTGAcagtatcatcatcatctctgCCA ATATGGGGATCTACATCACAAGGCTTTGAAATTGGTATGCGACTAGAAGCACGGGATAGGAAGAATCCTATGACATGTGTTGCCACCGTTGATCACATTAATGACGAGGGTgacattttgatacattttgatggctggGGAAAAAACTACGACTACTGGTGTGAACCAACAAGTACAGATCTCCATCCACTTGGATTCTGTAAAACACATAACATTGATTTACAGGCACCCAGAG GGTATAAAACAAATCACACATTTGATTGGAAGGtatatttgaatgaaatctcAGCTGTAGCAGCTCCCTACCATGCCTTCACAAGT GAACAAATTGATGGTAGTCCTCAAATTCTACATGAAGTTGAAGCTCTTTCAACAAATTGTGATCCAGAAGTATTGAAATCCTTTCAGTGTGAGCACTCACTTAACCCTATTGGAG CACTTATCAAACACTACAAGCAGACAAAGAAGTTTTGGAAAGACTATTGGTTCAACAATGTTTACAAGCTGTGCAGAGAAACAGACGGAAGCCATGGAGCGTTTGTGTTTCTTCCTAAGGTGATAGatgacaatacaataaagtatcCATGTAGGAGATTAGTACATGATGTATCTAGTGTAGATCTTCATATACTTTGTGATGGTACAG aaataagtctgataCATTTCCTGGACAAGGCTGGTATCCCAATGGAAGAAGGAACAAAGATAATGGAGTCTAATGAACTGACAACTAGTTTCTTCCTCAGCTGTGCGATGCTTGCAGCTCACAAAGTTTACCTACCAAATTATAGCAAACTCTTTCCAAAGGTGACAGATGCAGTGTCTCGAGAACAG GTTGAGTTTTCTGTACAGAGATTGCTATATTTCTATGCGTTGTCAGTGTCTACTTATTGGTACATACCACAACCTGGAGATCAAGATAAGGACAAGAAGAAACAGTGGAAACCACAT GCCTTAGAGAAAATCTTACAGAAATATTACAATCTGACTGCACCAGAAccaaaagcaaaaacaaaatcaaGCCCAAAGATGAAGAAAAAAGTACTGAGGAGGTTAGAATCTGAATTAGAAATGCCTCCAGTAGCTGCACTGGCAGACTCACCATCTCAAGATTTGGAATCCATCTTGAAGACAGAACACGGTCTGACTGAACAGAAGGGTGCCTACGTCTGTAAAGCCCACTTCTTCCACTATAATAAAGCCCTGTTTGGTGTCATCAGACAGTTTCCATCTGAACTATTTGTAGGGTACAATAATTACATCACACACCTCAATTTTACAGACCAGAGTTTGACACAGCTGCCAGAAGACCTCTTCAGTACTGTTCCCAATCTGAAAATATTCTGTTTCTTCAAGAATTACCTATCCAAAATTCCCAATGGTATTGGTCAGTGTCATCAAATTGAATGTGTGGATATCTGCAGTAATCCCATCGAATACCTACCAGAAGATTTCATCGATTGCAGTGAAACACTACGGGTAAGCGTTATacaaaaagtcatatttgaccatgtctttccacctgGGGCAAAGCTtaagcagaggatgtgtaaatgtg